The Flavobacteriales bacterium genomic interval GTGCTGGTGCTGAGGTACAAAAACCTTTAGCAACAGTTGTAATTGGAGGGCTACTTAGTGCAACAGTATTGACGCTGTTTATCTTACCAATTCTGTATAGTTGGACAGAAAAACCTAGACCAAGTGTGTTTAATTATAAAAACATTACAGGAATATTAATATTATTGGTTGGTACAACGTACAGTCAAGAAAATGTTGTTGAGTTAGATCTCAATAAAGCAGTTAAGATAGCGAAAGAATATCATCCCATTTTAAAAGCTGAACAACTAAAAATAGAACAGCAAAAAGCTGTTAACCGAGCTAATTTTCAATTTGAAAAAACCTCAGTTGATTTTAATTATGGACAAATCAATAGTTCGTTAATGGATTATCAAATTGCTATAGCTCAAAGTTTTAAATTCCCATCTTTTTATCAACAAATTGGAGCATATAATAACGCAAGTTTAACAGTTGCTGAACAAAAGAAAGGATTAGTAGCAATTGACTTAGAATATAGAATAAGAAAATTATATATGGAGTTACTTGCTACAAAGGAGGGGATAAAAAATACTGAACAGTTGTTGACTTATTATGATGAATATTTGACCATCGCTCAAAAAAGATTGGAAGCAGGAGAAGGGACAGCGATAGAGCATTCCAGTGTAGCAATGGAAAAATTCAAGATGCAGGCTGCATTAAAAAACTTAAGAAAAAGTTACGATGGATTATTAAATCAGTTAAAATTAGATTTAGGGATTACTGCTACCATAGAATTAACTGAAAATAAGTTAGAGCAAATTAGACTGGATGCGCTTGATACTTTGGTTAAGAGTTTACCAGTAGTTCAGCTAGCAGAGCAAGAGGTGATGTTAAATAAGTTAGGAGTAAAAGTTGAACGCTCAGCTGCTCTTCCTGAACTTTCTTTAGGCTACTTTAATCAACAAATTGATGGAGTAGTCGGTTTAGAAGGGATTAGTGTAGGTTTAAAGATTCCGCTCATCTATCAAACAGGAAAAGGGAAAATTCAAGCAGCAAAACTTAGAGAGGAAATTTCTTTTCAAGAATTAAAAAATAAAGCGTTGTCATTAAATAAACTACTAACAAAAGAGTTCGCCATAGCAGAACAACAGTCCACTCTAATCAGTTTTTATGAAGAAGAAGGAATGCCAATAATAGTCAATTTGGTGAAAGCTAATAGAAAATTGCTCCAAGAAGGAGAAACGAATTATATCACTTACTTAAATGCTTTAAGGGAGCTTAATACTATTCAACAAGAACAGTTGAATTTAATAAAAACCTATAATGAGAGCATTTTAAATATACAGGTACTAACAGGTACTTTTTAAATCAAACGAGAAATGAAATATATACAGCTATTAATCACAACTGGAGTTTTACTTTCCAGTTGTTTAGAGAACAATACTTCCCCAAAAAATGACCATAATCATAACCATGAAAACCATGGACATCACGAAGAAAATAGCCTTGTAGAATTGACAGAAGAACAGTTGAAACTCATGCAAATTGAAGTTGGAGTTCCAGAGGAACGGTACATTTCAACTTCAATAAAATCAACTGGAGTATTGGAATTACCACCTCAAAATAAGGCCAGTTTAAGTGCAATAGCTGAGGGGAGAGTAAAATCAATACATGTTACAGAAGGTGTAGCTGTTAGAAAAGGAGAAGTCTTAGCTTTAGTCGAAAATACTACTTTTATAGTGTTACAACAAGAGTATTTAACACTCAAACAAAAAGGAGAAGTACTGAGGCAAGATGTAGAACGAAAGACTCAGTTACAAAAAGATAGCATTGTTGCCCTCAAAGTTTTACAAGAGGTTATTGGAGCGTATGAAAATAATCAAATAAAAATAAAAGCATTAATTGCGCAAATGGACTTATTAGGAATCAATAGAGAGAAGGTGGATGAAGGGAAAATAGTTAGTCATATTCCAATTAAAGCTCCAATCAATGGCTATGTTCGAGTTATTAAAATCAACATGAATGCATACGTTCATCCAGGAGATGTGTTGTTTGAAATAGTTGATAATGAGCATTTGCATATAGATTTAATGGTTTTTGAAAAGGATATACCTTTTATTAGAAAAGGACAGCGTGTTACATTTTCAATGGCTCAATTTCCTAATAAAATATATGAAGCATCTGTTTTTGCTGTGGGAAAAGCGCTGGAAGAAGAACAAAGGGCGATGCGAGTTCATGCAGAATTAATCGAAGAATATCATTCTTTATTACCAGGAATGTATGTAGATGCTACAATTCATTTTGGTAGCAAAAAGGAGTTAGCTATACCTACAGATGCTTTTGTAGAAGAGAATGGAATGTTCTATGTTTTTATCAAAAAGGGGAATCATCAAAAAGGGGTTTATACCTTTAATAAAGTAGCAATCTCCAAGGGGAAAACGTATGGAGGATATAGTGCTGTTAAGTTATCTGAAAAATTGAAAGTAGACTCAGAAATAGTCACCAAAGGAGCGTTTTATCTTCTTGCTGAACAGAATAAAGAAGCATTTGAACATTCTCATTAAACAAGTAAAATCAAGAATAATGCAACTAATTTTATATATTTGGCGTCAATCTACGAGAAAAGAATAAATAATTATGAAAAAGCTACTACTACTACTGCTACTTATACCTTTTAGTTTTATTACAAGTTGGGCCTCACATATTGTAGGAGGAGATATAAGTGTACAATGGCAATCCCAAAATAACTATACCATTACAGTTAGAGTGTATAGAGATTGTGAAAATGCTTTAGTTTCTATGCCTAGTGACGTTGAGGTTGGGATATATGAAATCGGAACGAATAATCAAATAGCTACCTATACAATCAATAGGACAACACTAAACAATAACTTAAGTTTTGGAGATGCTTGTTATACACCTACAGATATCTGTGTAGATGAGGGTATTTTTGTTTCAAATACTATAACAATTCCAGATTTTGCTGCAGGTTATTACCTTTCTACTCAACTCTATGCAAGAAATAGTATTATCGATAATATTGATAGTCCAGGTTCTACAGGAATGACATTTTTTGCCGAAATTCCAGACCCAGCCTTTGGGCAAAATTCTTCTCCAGATTTTGGAGCGTACCCTTCTGATGCTTATTTATGTGTAACTGGAGTCAAAGAGTTTTCATTTAACCTAACTGATGCAGATGGCGATTCATTAGTGTATTCATTGGTAGATCCTTTAGCTTCAATTGGGACATCTGATGGAACAAACGCAGGAAGTGGAGCTTATCCTTATTACTCATCTATTACTTGGGATACAGGATTCAGTTTAGCGAATATTTGCGGAGGTTCTCCAGCAATGTCAATTAATAGTCAAACAGGCGTGATTACTGCTGCACCAAATGTAATAGGTGTATATGTATTTGCGGTGAGAGTTGAAGAATATCGAAATGGCGTAAAAATTGGAGAGGTAAGAAGAGATGTTCAGTATGCTTCATTGGCATGTACATTAGATACGCCTCCTACAATAGATTTAGAAGATACAGTAGATGTATATGTCGCTTCTTCTATTTGTATAGATGTAATGTCTTCAGATTCTGATGGAACAGACACCATTTATTCGCAAGTTTTTTCTGATGATTTTGATGTAAATGGTACCTATGTAGCTCCAGATACATTGAATAACAATCTTTATTATTTAAATTATGGAGGGAATGATACCTTATGGATTAATCATTTAGATACCGTAAATAATGTATATGAGGGAATAGGAGAAATTCCTTTAAGATACTGTTGGACAGCATCCTGTTTGGATGTCGATTCTATTTATCACTTGAATATCTTGTCTTATTCTTTAGGTTGTTCAGGGTCTGATACTACAGAAAAAGATGTAGCAGTAAGAGTTGTATATAATCCGTTGCCTTTTGAACTGAATGTACCTAGTAACCTTTTTGTTTCCTATTCAAATGAATTATGTTTTGATGTGTTAACGCAAGATACTGCTGGGACAGGAGAAATACTTTCGCTTAAACCACTTTCTTCTAACTTTGATCACCTTGGTTCTTATGTTGCGCCTAGTCAATTAAACGGTCAAAGTTATTATGCTCCATTTATGGGACAAGATACCATGTGGATTAATAACCATAGTTACGATGGGAATGGAACGGTTTCGGCTATAGGAAATGTTCCAATTAAGTATTGTTGGACACCAAATTGTGATGATGTATTTCAAACGGAATTTGATATAGAATACCAAGCTTCAATTACACTGTGTGAAATACATAGTCAAAACAAAACAATGCATGTAACAGTAGAACCGCCTCAGGGAGAAGTAAAACCTGTAGCTAATGTGTTTACCCCAAATGGAGCAGATGGTAATGATTATTTTAAATTAGATGGAACGAGTGATCCTTGTTATGATGTGATGGATATTGAAATTTTTAATAGATGGGGTAAAAAAGTCTTTGAAAGTACTGATCCGCATTTTAAGTGGGATGGAAAGCATCATAAAACTGGATTAGATTGTGCTGAAGGGGTTTATTATGTGATTATTGATGGAACTTATGGAAGTCAATACGATTTACAAGGTAACAGAATTCCAAATGTTGTAAGAGATCAGTTTACAGTCTATTTAATGAGGTAAAATTAGATAAAAGAGAAAAGTGTATCTATATATAACTTTAGGATTATTCTTAGCTCTTTTAGCATTATTTTGCTATGCCATATTTAGAATTTTTTATGCTTATGCATTAAACTATTATATCAAGTGGAAATGTTCTAAATATAAAGTAAATACGTACGCTCCAATAAAAAACGAGAAATCAAATGTAAAGTTTTGGTTCAACAAGTCTTTTTATGATTATCAATACGTCTATTACCTTTCACCTTTTAAGCAAAACTTATGGGGTGTTTCAATACTAAAAAACAAGTCCTTTAATAGGTATCTTTCTATTGATCAATTTAATGTAATAGTGGTATTGGCTTCGTTTCATTTGGTTACTATAGACCAAAAGTTTACTGTTAAGGAATTGAAACATATCGATAACTTCTTTAGTACGTTTTTGAATAAGAATAAAAAGGATGACTTAATATGGTTATTAGGTTTGTACAAAAAGAATAATATTAACTTATCACGTGAAAAACGAGATAATTCAACTTTAAAAGCCTTGGTTAAAGGAGCGAATATTTATTTTACAACACAACATAAATATACTTTGCTTTATTATTTGTTTGAGCTTGCAGAAGCTGATAAAGCCATTGAGAATAAAGAATTGAAATTTATTTTTAGTTTAGGACAAAATATAGGGCTTTCAAAGCAAGACCTTAACTCGATTACTTCATTATACTTTAGTTCATATATACCGTTTCCCGAAGCTAAGAGCTCAACTCAAACAGAGAAAGAAAAAACAACTTATTCTAGTCATAAAACAGTATCCAATTATATTGCTCAATCAAAATTGCAAAATGCCTTGTCAATATTTAACTTAGAAGAGTCAGCTACTTTTGAGGAGATTAAAGCCAAATATAGAAAGATGGTTAAAAAACATCATCCAGATCGCGTAGCTCATTTAGGTGAAGAGCATGTTAAAAAAGCAACAGCGCTATTTAAACAAATCACTGTAGCATACCAATATCTTGAACAAGTGAAAGGTTAAAATTAAAGTATGATAGTATTATTATTGATCTTTTTACTAGGAGTAGGTTTTAGTCTTTATTTCAATACCGTTGAAGAATATATTAGGACAGAGTCAATCAAGAATAAAATCAATACTTATTCTCGACAAAGTTCAATAAAAGATACAAACGTTCAGTTTTGGTATAAGAAATCATTTACAAAAGAGTTTCATAAATACATTTATGATCTTTCTCCTTTTGAGAGTAGTCTTTGGCTAGTTTATATGACTAATCGTAAAGCATTCAATAGGTATTTATCTATAGACCAGTTTAATGTAGTTGTTGTTCTTTCATCATTACATTTAGTCATGTTGGATGGTGTTTTTGCTAAAAAAGAGTTGCACCATATTCATAAATTTTATAAAAGTTTTTTAGATCAAGAAAAACATAGTGATTTAATATGGCTGCTAGGACTGTATAAAAGAAATAAAATTAGTGTTGTTACCAGAGTAAAAGAGAATTGGGTAATTGAAACTTTAATAGAAGGAATTAATCGTTATTTTTTAACTCAACATAAATATACTTTAATTTATTATTTGTTTGAGTTAGCTGAGGCTGATAGTCAAATTTCTAAAAAAGAATTAGCATTTATATTTCGTTTGGCAAATGGTATAGGACTATCAAAACAAGAATTAAATACCATTACCTCTCTATATTATAGTAATTATATTCCTTATCCTGAAGCTGGTTTTGCTCAACAAAAAAGCGAAAAGAAACAAGCGAATAATCGCCAAAAATCAAAAGGTAAAACACAGCGTATTGTAAAACAAACAAAATTAGAGAATGCTCTGTCAATCTTTAATTTAGATGATTCTGCTACTTTAGATGAGATAAAAGTAGCGTACAGGAAAATGGTCAAAAAACATCATCCAGATCGAGTGGCTCATTTAGGAGAGGAGCATGTCATAAAAGCAACTGCTTTTTTTAAACGGATTACCGTTGCTTATGAGTATTTAGAACGTGCAAAAGGGTAGCGGGTAATACTAGTTAATACCATTGTCGTACCAGTTACGTCTTCTTTGTAGTTTTAAATCTTGTAACATGGCTGATTTAACATTAATCTGTATACTGTAGCTTTGTAAATTACCAAAAGGAACCCAATGAAAAGCCATTTCCCAACAGTGTAAATCTCGTCGAATATCAATAGATGAAAAGCTAAACTGTTTATTGGTTATATCATAATTAGTAAGGTAATCAATCATCCAGTTTTCAGTAATCTTTAATTGTCCATTTACTCCAATCGTTTGGATTAATTGGAAAGGATCTTCATCATTAAACAGTTTACGGTAATTAATCTTATAGTCTAGACTGATTATCCAAGGAATATTAAAGTCTAAATATTGCTCTTTATTGTTGTTTATTTGGTCTAATTCGGCTTGAGAACCAGCTGAACTTCGATAATCTCCTTTCTTAGAAGTTTTGCTTTTAAAAGATAAATTCAAGGCGAAATCAGCATTAGTGAAAGTCCCCAGATCTCCATTGATATTGGTTTGGAAGACCTTTGTTCGGTTGCCTTCAGCATCATAAGCATAAGGATCTAAAATAGCACTAAATCTTGTGTTTAAGTTCTTGTATAGTTTAGTTCTTCCAGTAAAACGAATGACATCTAAGTTCATAGAATCTTTTAAGAAGTCATAGCCAGAAGTAAGCGTGAGGTTATCCAGTATACTTGTCTTTTTATATGGAGTTTTGGTAGAATCGTCTTCTAAATCTTTTTGTTTTAATTCAAGGGCATTAATTAAACTAAATCCAATTCTTCCCGATTCTCCACTAACTGGAGTACCGTATATTCCAGTTTGATATAAGTTCGCTGAGTTGAGCGTTCCGTTACTGTCCGATTGGTATTGATATTCGTATGAACTGTTAGGTCGATAGGAAGCATTGATACTTGGGGTAATACTGTGTCGAACAACACTTTCTTTTTTTCCTCTAATAAAATCAGCAAATTTATAGAAACCATAAATTTTGGTAGTTAGACCAGCTGAGAAACTTTGTGTAAAAGGCATTCCAAAAGTCTCGATAGTATCTGTAATGATCGAGTCGTTAATAGCATCATATCGTTTTTGGGTTTGCTCAAAATAATTATATAGATTGAAGTTATAATTAGGAGTTAAACTTACTTTTTTATTAAACATTCGAATAGAAGTAGCCGCTTTAATGTTGTGTTTAGCTCCATATTCGATATTATTAATTAGATCAGTAGTAGAGAAATTCCCATTTTCATCCATACTAGCATAAGTTCTGTTTTTGAAATTGACACTATAGGTCGTTCCTATTTGTTCGTACCAATAATCACTTCCTGTATGTGTTTTGGTAAATAGTTTCCCGATAAAGAAACGATTCATGTTATAACTGGCCTCCGGAAGCCTAAAGTTGATGGTGTTATTGAGACTGTTTTGGTCATGACTTAAATTGAGGTTTAAATTACTGTTTATTTTTCCCTTAAAACTTCTTCCCCAAGCGATGTTGGAGTTAAAAGTATTGGTCAAGGCATTTTGAGCAGTAATGTTGTTGTAATCATTGATGAGCTGACGTTGAGAACCTATATTTACAGTCCCATTAAAAGTAGAGTTTGGAATAGATTTTGGGTCTTGGTAATGTGTCCATCTTACAAATAATTGGTTGGATTTACTAAATGAGTCAAAGCCTTTCTCTCCATTAACAACTTGTAGGAATCTAATATTTAAGTTTCCATTATACTTATACTTGTTCTTATACTCAGCATTAAAACTTGTTCCCCAACTTCCTTTGGAGTAAATGTCTCCAGTTAGCATCAAAGCTAATTTGTCAGCAAGAGGTGAGAATTTCCCATTTTTCTTTTTTTGGAATTTATAATAATATCCTCCACCAGTTAAATAGAAACCTCTATCAGGTGAATTTCCATAGGTTGGTATAATGATACCATTAGTCCCGTATTTTTGATTAGGGAAATAGGCAAATGGAAGTCCCAAAGGGGTTGGAATATCAGCAATAAATAAGTTGACAGGACCAGATATAATTTTATCGTCAGGTTTAATAATGGCCTTTCTCAGTTTAAAATAATAATGTGGATGATCTAAGTCGCATGTTGTGTATAGTGCGGTGTCGATATGAATATCTCCACTAGATTGTCTTTTGACCTTATTACCATGAATATACCCTTCTCCCTCTTGCATTTTTACCTGATAGGTAATTCCACGTTTAGTTTCAAAATTAAACCCCAAACTATCTGCTTTAGTTTTTACATCTCCATCTGTTAATTCTGGAACACCAATTTTCTTTCCTAAAGAGTCTCTACAAAGTCTAGCTGTAACCTGTTGGGTTTTAAAATCAAACGCTATAAAGCAAGCTTTCAACTCAAAAGAACCATATTTAATGTGCGCTTGATTATAGAGGTACGCTTTTTGATTAACCATGTCTAAGTCAATGGAGTCCTCTGCATCATAAAATAAAGGACTTTCAAGTTCACTTTGAACAGTGTCTGGACTCGTTTGACTGTAGGATAAATTAGAATAGCTTATTAACAATGATACGAGTATAACAATGTATTTAAACACCAGTTTTGGGCAAGTATTTCTGTTAAATTTGTTATTTACTATGTTAATGTAAGCGTTCAAGTGATATTAAAATATTTAGTTATGGTAACGAACACAATCAAATATTATGCGAAGAAACGGATTTTTTCTATTTTTTTAGCATTTGTGGCGCTTCTGTTTTCAAATATTCTTTCTGCTCAAACAGGGATGGGGATCAAAACGGTAGTTATAGACCCAGGTCATGGAGGTAAAGATCCTGGAGCAATAGGAACCAATAAAGTAAAAGAAAAAGATGTTGTTTTAGCTGTTTCTTTAAAGTTAGGAGCTTTAATTAAGAAAAATTACCCTGATGTTAAAGTCATCTATACCCGTTCTACAGATGATTTTATTGGGTTAGCTGAAAGGGCAACTGTAGCTAATAAAGCTAAAGCAGATTTGTTTATTTCTATCCATTCTAATGTTGCAGGAAATTCGTCAGCAAGAGGCTTCGAAGCTTGGGTGTTGGGATTACATAAATCTGAAGCGGCTTTAAATGTTGCTAAATTAGAAAATTCATCCATTTTGATGGAGGATGGACATAGTAGTAAATATGAAGCGTTTGATCCATCAGACCCAGATGCTTATATTGGTTTGTCGATGAGACAAAATGTGTTTTTAGATCAAAGTTTAATGTTTGCTGATCAGATTGTTAAAGATGCTGTAAATACCATTCACGTGAAGAGTAGAGGAGTTAAACAGGCTGGGTTTGTGGTGTTGTATCGTACAACAATGCCTGCAGTATTAATTGAGTTAGGTTTTTTGTCTAATGCAGAAGAAGAAAAGTTTTTAGGAAACAAAGAGGGGCAAACAAAATTGGCAACAACAATATTTAATTCGTTTTCAAAATACAAAGCAAGAAGAGATAAAGTTGACGGGATTATTAGTACCCCTAAAATTATAGAGGCACCTAAAGAAAAAGAAACAACTGAAGCAGAAACCAAGACTTCAGTGGGAGAAAACTCGATAAAATTTCGAGTGCAAATAGCTACTTCCCAAAATAAAGTTGAAACAAAGTCGTATAATTTTAAGGGGATGAATGATGTAGATATGTATATTAGCGGAAAGTTTTATAAATACATTGTTGGAAACTATGAAACTGTTGAAGAGGCAAAGACGCGTCTAAGCAGTGTAAAAGAAAAAGGGTATACTTCGGCATTTATTATTGCTTTTGAAAATGGAAAGCGTATAAGTGTAAAAGAAGCAATAGCAAAGACAAAATAAAAATGAAATTTAAAAAAGAAATAATAGTAGGAATTGTTGCTTCAGTTGGAGTTACAGCTTTAATAGTTGGTTTTTTCTTCCTAAAAGGTCAAAATTTATGGGAAAAGAATCAACGTTTCTATGCTGTTTATGAACGAGCGGAGGGGTTAGTAACAGGAAATTCAGTGGTGAAAAACGGGGTCCCAATTGGGGTGCTAACAAGTGTAGGGTTATATCCTAATGACCCATCAAGAGTATTAGTAGAATTTGATGTAACTAACGAATGGATTAAAATTCCTAGAGGTTCAATAGCACAATTAGAGCCAGGAATGCTAGGTAGCCCTCAAATCAATATTTTATTTTCTGAGGAGACAACTAATTTCCATGAAAGTGGAGATACTATTTTTGCCAAAGCTAAACCAGGAGTTTTTGAAGAAATAAAAGTCCAAGTATTAGAACGAATCGATCCTTCATTATCTAAAATTAATAATGTAATTGCAACAGCAGATTCTTCTTTAGAAGTTATGTCGGCAGTGTTAACTAGAAATACAGGAAACTTAGATCAAAGTTTTGAGGGGATCAAAAATGCGATAATCAATTTTGAGAAAGTGTCGAAGAATTTAGATACGCTGATAGCAGGTTTCTCGGGGGCAAGAAACCAAATTTTTGCGACTTTAGAAAATGTACGTTCTATAACAGGGAACTTAAAAGAAAGTAATGAGGAAATAACTAAGACGTTGGCAAATGTTAGTGTTATTACAGATAGTATTGCTGCTTTAGATTTAGCAGGTACCTTAAATAAAGCTCAGGAATCGTTGGACAATGTCAATGCGATTTTGTATGAGTTAGAAAATGGAGAAGGAAGTTTAACGATGTTGCTTAAAGATTCTACCTTATACAATAATGTCAATGTTATGGTAGAAGAAGCAGGTCGTTTAGTTGAAAATATACAAGAACATCCAAATAGATACTTGCAATTTGCTGTCTTTGGTTCAAAAGACAAAGGAGTTAATTTAAGTTCTAGAGATGAAAAACTATTACGTAAATATGTAAAAGATAGTCTAAGGGAATTGTATAAGAATTAATTAATTCTAATCAGGTTATAAAAAACAAAAAGCCGAAAAGAATATTCTTTTCGGCTTTTTTGTTGGAAGCTGTATTAGATTTAAAACCTTCCAGCACTTTCAATTAAAGATTGAATAATTTCTAAAGAATGCATTAAAGCGTTTTGTTCAGATTCAACAAGATTTAATTGACCTGTAGAAGTAAATAAGTTGCCTTTGTTTTTAACACCACTTACAATAAATGATTGGTAAGTGTTAGCTGCAACTTCAAGTGGTTGAAGCTCCGATTGGAATTCTTGAGGAATTTTGTCATACGTAGCTTTTGGTGTCCAATACGCAAACATATTATTCGTTTTCATTAATTTTAGGGCTTCTCCGTTTAATTGTTGTGATTTCGGTAAACCATTACCGTCATTGTCGATTAGTAATTGTTCGTCATTCGTAACAATCAGTAAATCGCCTTTTAGCATATAAAAGACATTTAAAGGTTTAGCAGCTCTATCCGAGTACCTTGATTTAGGTTCTTGTAGCTCATAGTAGTTTCCTTTCTTACGGATAACGTCAGTTTGGTTCATTAACTTAATAATTTTGTCTCTTAATGCTTTATTTCCAATAGTCGCAAGACTAACAAATTCCGGTAATGTTTCTTTTTTGGTTTTTGTAGTTTCCACTCTATTGTAGTTTTCATCATAATCGTATGAAGTGTATTCTACTTCAAATTCTTTAATGTCAGTCAATGCAAATACAAAATCCCCCTGAATTAAATCAAATAGTTCTTCCTCATCGAAAAAAGTAAAACCTATTTCAGCAGCAGTACCTATCCATTCTTCTCCCAAATCCATGTTAGAAAGAATATTAATGTAGGTGTCTTTGTATATTTCATAAGCAGGCTCAGGATTTGCAGCAAAACCAGCTATCCCAATTAAGTTTTTCCCATCAATATACTTGTACATGGCTTTATTGAACTTCTTCTTATTCATTTCCTTTATTTGGTTTAAATAATGAGCTCCAACATGTTGTGTAGAGGTAATTTCGATGTCGTTAGTGTTAAAGTTCAATGCACCATAAGTGAAATTGTCTTTAAATAAGCTTAAGAAATTATCTGTTTTTTCAGTTTTATATGCTTTGAAATAAAA includes:
- a CDS encoding MlaD family protein — its product is MKFKKEIIVGIVASVGVTALIVGFFFLKGQNLWEKNQRFYAVYERAEGLVTGNSVVKNGVPIGVLTSVGLYPNDPSRVLVEFDVTNEWIKIPRGSIAQLEPGMLGSPQINILFSEETTNFHESGDTIFAKAKPGVFEEIKVQVLERIDPSLSKINNVIATADSSLEVMSAVLTRNTGNLDQSFEGIKNAIINFEKVSKNLDTLIAGFSGARNQIFATLENVRSITGNLKESNEEITKTLANVSVITDSIAALDLAGTLNKAQESLDNVNAILYELENGEGSLTMLLKDSTLYNNVNVMVEEAGRLVENIQEHPNRYLQFAVFGSKDKGVNLSSRDEKLLRKYVKDSLRELYKN